The Polaribacter tangerinus genome has a segment encoding these proteins:
- the bglX gene encoding beta-glucosidase BglX — MKIIKASFLTVLIFFVISCQPKKVGLQDNDYYKKVDSLMKLMTLQEKIGQTVMYSGGWSVTGPIISDNNISYIKNGDVGAMLNVYTAEGTRKLQEIAVNETRLGIPLLFGYDVIHGFKTIFPINLAAASSWDLDDIEKTSRIAADEASSSGIHWTFAPMLDVARDPRWGRISEGAGEDVFLTSKTAEAYVKGFQGDNLYDKTTILACAKHFVGYGAAQAGRDYHTVNMGEGELRNVYLPPFKAAIDAGVETFMTAFNELNGVPATANKFLYKEILRNEWKFNGFVVTDYTAINELIKHGFAKDAKEATKLAMNAGIDMDMMSSANRKYLSSLVKEGSLQENQVNEACRRVLLAKYKLGLFDNPYKYIDKDREKNTIYKREYLNAARHSAAISSVLLKNDARTLPLNKTQKIALIGPLANDKRHILGNWAAAGDRKGKAASVYDGFKEYLPKNRIFYAKGCEIDSKEKENFTKAISTANKADMIVLVLGEDYNMSGEAASRSSIKLPGNQTSLLKALRNKFPKKKIVLVLMNGRPLDLSEEELLTDAILEAWFPGTMGGLGIADVLFGTYNPSGKLPVTFPRNVGQIPIYYNMKNTGRPIPENNPKQDYKSNYLDIPNTPLYPFGHGLSYTKFTYSNVTLSSKSNTYSSSLEATVDIKNDGDYDGFEIAQLYIHDKVGSVTRPVKELKGFKKIFLKKGETKTITFTINAENLKFYNSNMEYTVEPGEFEIAIQGSSDFKFKNTFVLEDI, encoded by the coding sequence ATGAAAATTATCAAGGCCTCTTTTCTAACAGTACTTATTTTTTTTGTGATTTCTTGCCAACCTAAAAAAGTAGGTTTACAAGATAACGATTATTATAAAAAAGTAGACTCTTTAATGAAGTTGATGACATTACAAGAAAAAATAGGTCAAACGGTAATGTATAGTGGTGGTTGGTCTGTAACAGGCCCTATTATTAGCGATAACAATATTAGTTATATTAAAAATGGAGATGTTGGTGCAATGCTTAATGTTTATACAGCAGAGGGTACTAGAAAACTTCAAGAAATAGCGGTAAATGAAACGAGACTTGGAATACCTCTTTTGTTTGGGTATGATGTAATACACGGGTTTAAAACTATCTTTCCAATCAATCTTGCTGCAGCATCTAGTTGGGATTTAGACGATATTGAAAAAACATCTAGGATTGCTGCAGATGAAGCATCATCTTCTGGTATCCATTGGACTTTTGCTCCGATGTTAGATGTTGCAAGAGATCCCAGATGGGGAAGAATTTCTGAAGGAGCTGGAGAAGATGTTTTTCTTACCAGTAAAACTGCTGAAGCTTATGTAAAGGGTTTTCAAGGAGATAATTTGTACGATAAAACTACCATTTTAGCATGTGCTAAGCATTTTGTTGGTTATGGTGCAGCACAAGCAGGCAGAGATTATCATACTGTAAACATGGGAGAAGGAGAGTTAAGAAATGTTTATTTACCGCCTTTTAAAGCAGCAATAGATGCCGGTGTAGAAACTTTTATGACCGCTTTTAATGAGTTAAACGGTGTGCCAGCAACGGCAAATAAATTTCTATATAAAGAAATCTTACGAAATGAGTGGAAGTTTAATGGTTTTGTAGTTACAGATTATACAGCTATTAACGAATTAATTAAACACGGGTTTGCCAAAGATGCTAAAGAGGCTACTAAACTTGCAATGAATGCAGGTATAGACATGGATATGATGAGCAGTGCTAATCGAAAATATTTAAGTAGTTTAGTAAAAGAAGGTAGCTTGCAAGAAAATCAAGTTAATGAAGCCTGTAGAAGAGTTTTACTCGCTAAATATAAATTAGGTCTATTTGATAATCCATATAAATACATCGATAAGGATAGAGAAAAAAATACAATTTACAAGAGAGAGTATTTAAATGCAGCAAGACATTCTGCTGCTATATCATCGGTATTATTAAAAAATGATGCTCGAACATTGCCATTAAATAAAACTCAAAAAATAGCACTTATTGGTCCGTTAGCTAATGATAAAAGGCATATATTAGGTAATTGGGCAGCAGCAGGTGATAGGAAAGGAAAAGCAGCATCAGTGTATGATGGTTTTAAAGAGTATTTACCTAAGAATAGAATTTTTTATGCCAAAGGATGTGAAATTGACAGCAAAGAAAAAGAAAACTTTACAAAAGCAATAAGCACTGCCAACAAAGCAGATATGATTGTTTTAGTTCTTGGAGAAGATTACAATATGAGTGGCGAAGCAGCTTCTAGAAGTTCTATAAAATTACCCGGTAACCAAACTTCACTTTTAAAGGCACTTAGAAATAAGTTTCCAAAAAAGAAGATAGTATTGGTTTTAATGAATGGAAGGCCCTTAGATTTATCAGAAGAAGAGTTGCTAACTGATGCCATTTTAGAGGCTTGGTTTCCAGGTACTATGGGTGGTTTGGGAATTGCAGATGTACTTTTTGGAACTTACAATCCGTCGGGCAAGTTACCAGTAACTTTTCCTAGAAACGTTGGTCAAATTCCAATTTATTATAATATGAAAAATACAGGAAGACCAATTCCAGAGAATAATCCAAAACAAGATTACAAATCGAATTATTTAGATATACCAAACACTCCTTTATATCCTTTTGGACATGGTTTAAGCTATACAAAATTTACCTACTCTAACGTAACATTATCTTCAAAAAGCAATACATATTCAAGTTCATTAGAGGCCACTGTTGATATAAAAAATGATGGTGATTATGATGGTTTTGAAATAGCTCAATTGTATATTCATGATAAAGTAGGTAGTGTTACTCGACCCGTAAAAGAATTAAAGGGATTTAAAAAAATATTTCTAAAAAAGGGAGAAACTAAAACCATTACTTTTACTATAAATGCAGAAAACTTAAAATTTTACAATAGTAATATGGAATATACAGTAGAGCCAGGAGAGTTTGAAATAGCCATACAAGGAAGTTCTGATTTTAAGTTTAAAAATACATTTGTATTAGAAGATATTTAA
- a CDS encoding glycoside hydrolase family 2 TIM barrel-domain containing protein has product MQKLFFKNFLWWLCFFCAIQFVSQEKIINSGWQFQLDKDKQWQTVNLPHTWNLEDAFDDDFGYYRGVGTYKKQLFFTKKDANLIHYIHFNAAYQDTDVYVNGLFVGNHKGGFTAFNFNISAYLKFGTYNLIEVKVNSSHNDNIPPLDADFTFYGGIYRDVTLISKPKQHISLDDFASDGFYIDFPDISEEKTTIKVSVLLSNFSKKYSKAKLKITLFNAEGEQVSNLENNTLLKSNSTSEKFVNIQHILKPILWSPSNPYLYKINISLVSENDILLDERTQKIAFRFFNVDAKKGFFLNGKPLKLIGVNRHQDFEGYGNSVPLELHKKDIYLIKNMGANMLRTAHYPQDRAIYKLCDELGILIWSEIPVVNLVTDSDAFFKNSLTMQEEHIKQYYNHPSLAMIGYMNEIFIKLIFDRKIPEENKENLKKISVKLAKELEQLTRKLAPNHITVMAGHLNDIYNETKIADIPMLFGWNLYFGWYDKNIEDLGPFLDNQHKKFPNRALFLSEYGPGADVRIFTQSPKKFDFSLNYQSTLHQSYYQQIIDRSYMAGMTAWNFADFGSEFRGDAIPHINQKGLVQYNRVPKDIYFWYKAVLDKKNPFVYIASSFLKEIKIIGETSYPIEIFTNQKKVTVFLNDQKFAEENRVTNGVVRLFMPFKNGENKIKVVADNILEEKTIKVATVKKLDFKNYSKFGINIGAHFYFHDEKFQTTFVPDQAYKKGLFGYKDGYAYGITDYKHQGLPHNIKNSNSEPLFQTLLEGCSNYKLDIPNGTYKVHLFFVEPNVKATENIYNLSTIETKNSKKEERIFSVFLNDIQLEKQLNLANEYPQKYGVESVSVLEVRDNKGLNIIFKPIKGKPVISGVLVEKLN; this is encoded by the coding sequence ATGCAAAAATTATTTTTCAAGAATTTTTTATGGTGGTTGTGTTTCTTCTGTGCAATTCAATTTGTTTCTCAAGAAAAAATAATTAACTCAGGATGGCAATTTCAGCTAGATAAAGATAAGCAATGGCAAACAGTTAACCTTCCTCATACATGGAATTTAGAGGACGCATTTGATGATGATTTCGGATATTACAGAGGGGTAGGAACTTACAAGAAACAACTTTTTTTTACAAAAAAAGACGCTAACTTAATTCATTACATACATTTTAATGCAGCATATCAAGATACAGATGTGTATGTAAATGGTCTTTTTGTAGGTAATCATAAGGGCGGCTTTACAGCATTTAATTTTAATATATCAGCATATTTAAAATTTGGGACATACAATTTAATAGAAGTTAAGGTAAACAGTTCTCATAATGATAATATTCCTCCTTTAGATGCAGATTTTACTTTTTATGGCGGAATTTACAGAGATGTTACGCTTATTTCAAAACCAAAACAGCACATTTCTTTAGATGATTTTGCATCTGATGGTTTTTATATTGATTTTCCTGATATTTCTGAAGAAAAGACAACTATAAAGGTAAGTGTTTTGCTTTCTAATTTTTCAAAAAAATACTCAAAAGCAAAACTAAAAATTACTCTTTTTAATGCAGAAGGTGAGCAGGTTAGTAATTTAGAAAATAATACCCTTTTAAAGAGTAATAGTACAAGTGAGAAATTTGTAAATATTCAGCATATTTTAAAACCTATATTATGGTCTCCATCAAATCCTTATCTATATAAAATTAACATTTCACTTGTATCTGAAAACGATATTCTTTTAGATGAAAGAACACAGAAAATAGCCTTCAGGTTTTTTAATGTAGATGCAAAAAAAGGCTTCTTTCTAAATGGAAAACCACTGAAACTAATAGGAGTTAACAGACATCAAGACTTTGAAGGTTATGGAAATTCTGTACCTTTAGAGTTGCATAAAAAGGATATTTATTTGATAAAAAACATGGGAGCTAATATGCTTAGAACAGCTCATTATCCGCAGGATAGAGCTATTTATAAGCTATGTGACGAGTTGGGTATTTTAATTTGGTCTGAAATACCAGTAGTTAATTTAGTAACCGATTCTGATGCGTTTTTTAAAAATAGCTTAACAATGCAAGAAGAGCATATTAAGCAATATTACAATCATCCCTCTTTAGCTATGATTGGTTACATGAATGAGATTTTTATAAAATTAATTTTTGATAGAAAAATACCAGAAGAAAATAAAGAAAACCTAAAAAAGATATCTGTAAAACTAGCCAAAGAGTTAGAACAATTAACAAGAAAACTTGCCCCAAATCATATTACAGTTATGGCAGGTCATTTAAACGATATTTATAACGAGACTAAAATTGCAGATATTCCAATGCTTTTTGGGTGGAATTTGTATTTTGGGTGGTACGATAAAAATATAGAAGATTTAGGTCCTTTTTTAGATAATCAACATAAAAAGTTTCCGAATAGAGCATTGTTCTTGTCTGAATATGGACCAGGAGCAGATGTCAGAATTTTTACTCAATCACCTAAAAAATTTGATTTTTCATTAAACTATCAATCAACATTGCACCAATCATACTACCAACAAATTATAGACAGATCCTATATGGCAGGAATGACAGCATGGAATTTTGCAGATTTTGGTTCAGAATTTAGAGGAGACGCCATACCTCATATTAATCAAAAAGGCTTGGTGCAATACAATAGAGTTCCAAAAGATATATATTTTTGGTATAAAGCAGTATTAGATAAAAAAAATCCTTTTGTTTATATCGCCTCAAGTTTCTTAAAAGAGATAAAGATTATTGGAGAAACTTCTTATCCAATAGAAATTTTTACCAATCAGAAAAAAGTAACTGTTTTTTTAAATGACCAGAAGTTTGCAGAAGAGAACAGAGTAACTAATGGTGTTGTGCGATTATTTATGCCTTTTAAAAATGGGGAAAATAAAATTAAAGTTGTTGCGGATAATATTCTTGAAGAAAAAACAATAAAAGTAGCTACTGTTAAAAAGTTAGATTTTAAAAATTACTCAAAATTTGGAATAAATATTGGAGCTCATTTTTATTTTCATGATGAAAAGTTTCAAACCACCTTTGTGCCAGATCAAGCATATAAAAAGGGATTGTTTGGTTATAAGGATGGATATGCATATGGTATAACTGATTACAAACACCAAGGATTACCTCATAACATTAAAAACTCAAACTCAGAACCTTTATTTCAGACTTTATTAGAAGGGTGTTCAAATTATAAATTAGACATTCCAAACGGAACTTATAAAGTTCATTTGTTTTTTGTAGAACCTAATGTTAAAGCAACCGAAAATATTTATAATTTATCAACTATAGAAACTAAAAACAGTAAAAAAGAAGAGCGTATTTTTAGCGTTTTTTTAAATGATATTCAATTAGAAAAGCAGTTAAATTTAGCGAATGAATATCCACAGAAATATGGTGTAGAGTCTGTTTCAGTTCTTGAAGTTAGAGATAATAAAGGATTGAATATTATTTTTAAACCTATAAAAGGAAAGCCTGTAATTAGTGGTGTTTTAGTTGAAAAATTAAATTAA
- a CDS encoding alpha/beta hydrolase: MKFKILILFFSLSISSFCQKKETFIYAIKGIDTLKLDVHTPINSNSKNGLPVLLWMHGGGFSGGSRDHINHEEKLVKYVTTKGFIGVSISYRLLRKGKKTGFGCNCSKQEKIATFKEAVIDYLDAAKYIINHKDELNIDITKIVAGGSSAGAEGVLNAVFMRSYFVDDLQKYESVYFAGVFSLAGAMVNANYITTKNAVPSVFFHGTEDNLVPFATAPHHYCDEDKVGYLMLDGSETIVKKLDSLQMPFYFYKVIGGKHELSSIPFEHLDEVMDFFNKTVLKNNHIQTKITINKK, translated from the coding sequence ATGAAATTTAAAATTTTAATATTGTTTTTTAGCCTAAGTATCTCTTCTTTTTGTCAGAAGAAAGAAACATTTATTTATGCAATAAAAGGTATAGACACACTAAAATTAGATGTTCATACGCCAATAAATAGTAACAGTAAAAATGGTTTACCTGTTTTATTATGGATGCATGGAGGTGGTTTTTCAGGAGGATCTAGAGACCATATAAATCATGAAGAAAAATTAGTAAAATATGTTACCACTAAAGGTTTTATAGGTGTTTCTATTTCATACAGATTGCTAAGAAAAGGGAAAAAAACAGGTTTTGGATGCAATTGTAGTAAGCAAGAAAAAATAGCCACTTTCAAAGAAGCTGTTATTGATTATTTAGATGCTGCAAAGTATATTATAAATCATAAAGATGAACTAAATATAGATATTACTAAGATTGTTGCAGGAGGAAGTAGTGCAGGTGCCGAAGGTGTATTAAATGCAGTTTTTATGCGTTCTTATTTTGTAGATGATTTACAAAAATATGAGAGTGTATATTTTGCAGGAGTATTTTCTTTAGCTGGTGCAATGGTAAACGCAAACTATATTACTACAAAAAATGCTGTTCCATCTGTGTTTTTTCATGGCACGGAAGATAATTTGGTGCCATTTGCAACTGCACCACACCATTATTGTGATGAAGATAAAGTAGGCTACTTAATGTTAGATGGTTCAGAAACGATAGTTAAAAAATTAGACTCTTTACAAATGCCCTTTTATTTTTATAAGGTAATTGGAGGAAAACACGAATTGTCTTCAATTCCTTTTGAACACTTAGATGAGGTTATGGATTTTTTTAATAAAACAGTGTTGAAAAATAATCATATACAAACTAAAATCACAATCAACAAAAAATAG
- a CDS encoding sulfatase family protein: MKKIVYLIVLTVVIISCKNKKNSSLAKNINKPNIIFIMADDHATQAISAYGHPISKLAPTPNIDRIANEGAIFKNNFCTNSICGPSRAVILTGKHSHINGFKMNGNRFDGSQQTYPKLLQEAGYTTAVFGKWHLHGEPEGFDYWNILQDQGNYYNPNFIKLNVKTQKPDTTMVYGYATDIVTEDAINYLEKIKNNNKPFMLMVQHKAPHRNWMPALRHLNKYDTIQFPVPDTYFTNHKGSTASKEQSQTIYVDMYEGHDLKMTKKNGSPELAHNPWKTDFNRMTPEQRASWNKAYQPKNDAFHKANLSGKELHLWKLQRYLQDYLATVAAVDEGVGTILDYLKANNLEENTIVVYTTDQGFYLGEKGWFDKRFMYEQSLAMPMLMKYPKAIKPGTEVTALTQNLDFAQTFLDFAGFEIPNDMQGKSLKPLVTNTSQEKEFREAIYYHYYDFPAFHMVKKMYGVRTKRYKLIHVYDDIDEWEMYDLKEDPSEMNNLIGNVAYQQIEKELRLKLKELQLEYAVTENDFSRAPKKRVKNAYKNFERLRGKPMKSYEH, encoded by the coding sequence ATGAAAAAAATAGTTTATTTAATAGTGCTTACAGTAGTAATTATCTCCTGTAAAAATAAAAAGAATTCAAGTTTAGCTAAGAATATAAATAAGCCAAATATTATATTTATTATGGCAGATGATCATGCAACACAAGCTATCAGCGCTTATGGTCATCCGATAAGTAAATTAGCACCAACGCCTAACATCGATAGAATTGCGAATGAAGGGGCAATTTTTAAAAATAATTTTTGTACAAATTCAATTTGTGGGCCAAGTAGAGCTGTAATTTTAACAGGTAAACACAGTCATATAAACGGATTTAAGATGAACGGTAATCGTTTTGACGGAAGTCAGCAAACATACCCAAAACTTTTACAAGAGGCAGGATATACCACAGCAGTTTTCGGAAAATGGCATTTACACGGAGAGCCCGAAGGATTTGATTATTGGAATATTCTCCAAGATCAAGGAAATTATTACAATCCTAATTTTATAAAATTGAATGTTAAAACTCAAAAGCCAGACACTACAATGGTTTATGGATATGCGACAGATATTGTAACTGAAGACGCTATAAATTATTTAGAAAAAATAAAAAATAATAACAAACCCTTTATGTTAATGGTTCAGCACAAGGCGCCTCACAGAAATTGGATGCCGGCCTTACGCCATTTAAATAAATATGATACTATTCAATTTCCTGTACCAGATACTTATTTTACTAATCACAAGGGTTCTACAGCTTCAAAAGAACAGTCACAAACCATTTATGTAGATATGTATGAAGGTCATGATTTAAAAATGACCAAAAAGAACGGAAGTCCTGAATTAGCTCACAATCCATGGAAGACGGATTTTAATAGAATGACGCCGGAACAAAGAGCTAGTTGGAATAAAGCTTATCAACCCAAAAATGATGCATTTCATAAAGCAAACTTGTCGGGTAAAGAACTGCATTTATGGAAACTACAAAGGTATCTTCAGGATTATTTAGCTACTGTTGCAGCTGTTGATGAAGGTGTTGGGACAATTTTAGATTATTTAAAAGCTAATAATTTAGAAGAAAATACCATAGTTGTTTACACTACAGACCAAGGCTTTTATTTAGGAGAAAAAGGCTGGTTCGATAAACGATTTATGTATGAACAGTCTTTAGCAATGCCTATGCTAATGAAGTATCCTAAAGCGATTAAACCTGGAACAGAGGTAACAGCACTAACTCAAAATTTAGATTTTGCACAAACATTTTTAGACTTTGCAGGATTCGAAATTCCAAATGACATGCAAGGAAAATCTTTAAAACCATTAGTTACAAACACATCACAAGAAAAAGAGTTTAGAGAAGCAATTTATTACCATTATTATGATTTTCCTGCTTTTCATATGGTGAAAAAAATGTATGGTGTCAGAACAAAAAGATATAAACTTATTCATGTTTATGATGATATAGACGAGTGGGAAATGTACGATTTGAAAGAAGACCCATCTGAAATGAATAATTTAATTGGTAATGTTGCTTATCAGCAAATAGAAAAAGAGTTAAGGTTAAAATTAAAAGAATTGCAATTAGAATACGCTGTTACAGAAAATGATTTTAGCCGAGCTCCCAAGAAAAGAGTTAAAAATGCTTACAAGAATTTCGAGAGATTACGTGGAAAGCCAATGAAATCTTACGAACATTAA
- a CDS encoding family 43 glycosylhydrolase, translated as MKINMKDTVLFCISLCFVVFQSCTTKESLKKVSKEKPLLDTYCNPLDIDYTYMVYNSSKNKSYRSGADPAVIEFKGEYYMFVTRSFGYWHSKDLTNWKFIKPKQWFFEGSNAPTAFNYKDSLVYFAGDPAGYGSILYSDNPKEGMWTPTASISKNIQDSELFIDDDGKTYLYWGSSNLHPIRVKMLNKDDRFLEIGVKKELINLKEDEHGWERFGENNFHPTLKEGYMEGASMTKHNGKYYLQYAAPGTQFNVYADGVYIGDSPLGPFRYMKSNPMSFKPGGFTNGAGHGITVKQTNGQYWHFATMALASNAQWERRLCMFPTYFDEDGLMYTNTEYGDYPRFGANHPTKAGEHNGWMLLSYKGDVKVSSSLKQVEKFTSNDDDVQINELPIQKDADGSILSSVLTDENPKTFWVAEANNDKQWIQIELKNKGNIHAIQLNFHDHESGIYTRVEGLKHQFLIESSLDGKVWETIVDRSKSNIDAPNAYIVLDKPVSANYVRYTNVSVPGANFAMSEFRVFGLGFGEKPTKVSNFIIKRAQDRRDVSLSWNVTPNAQGYNIRWGISPDKLYHSWLIYDVNSHFMRSLDRDTSYYFTIESFNENGISEKSEVLYVE; from the coding sequence ATGAAAATTAATATGAAAGATACTGTCTTATTTTGTATTTCACTTTGTTTTGTGGTTTTTCAATCATGTACAACCAAAGAATCTTTAAAAAAGGTATCTAAAGAAAAACCTTTATTAGATACATACTGCAATCCCTTAGATATAGATTATACCTACATGGTTTATAACTCTAGCAAGAATAAATCATATAGGTCCGGTGCAGACCCAGCAGTTATTGAGTTTAAGGGAGAATATTATATGTTTGTAACTCGTTCTTTCGGTTACTGGCACTCTAAAGATCTTACTAATTGGAAGTTTATAAAACCGAAACAATGGTTTTTTGAAGGCAGTAATGCACCAACTGCTTTTAATTATAAAGACTCTTTGGTTTATTTTGCTGGCGATCCTGCAGGATACGGAAGTATACTTTATTCCGACAATCCTAAAGAAGGAATGTGGACACCAACAGCCTCAATTTCTAAAAATATACAAGATTCAGAATTATTTATAGATGATGATGGTAAAACTTACCTTTATTGGGGGTCTTCAAATTTACACCCAATTAGAGTGAAAATGTTAAATAAAGACGATCGTTTTTTAGAAATAGGTGTAAAAAAAGAGTTGATTAATTTAAAGGAAGATGAGCATGGATGGGAAAGATTTGGAGAAAATAATTTTCATCCAACATTAAAAGAAGGTTATATGGAAGGTGCTTCTATGACAAAGCACAACGGAAAATATTACTTACAATACGCAGCCCCAGGAACTCAGTTTAACGTGTATGCAGACGGAGTATATATTGGCGATTCTCCTTTAGGGCCTTTTAGATATATGAAAAGTAATCCCATGAGTTTTAAGCCAGGTGGTTTTACAAATGGCGCAGGACACGGAATAACAGTAAAACAAACAAACGGTCAGTACTGGCATTTTGCAACGATGGCTCTTGCTTCAAATGCTCAATGGGAACGTCGTTTGTGTATGTTTCCAACATATTTTGATGAAGATGGTTTAATGTACACAAATACAGAGTATGGAGATTATCCACGGTTTGGTGCTAACCACCCAACAAAAGCAGGAGAACATAATGGATGGATGTTACTTTCATACAAAGGAGACGTAAAAGTATCTTCATCTTTAAAGCAAGTAGAAAAATTTACTTCTAATGATGATGATGTTCAAATTAATGAACTTCCTATACAAAAAGATGCAGATGGTTCAATTTTATCGAGCGTTTTAACAGATGAAAATCCGAAAACTTTCTGGGTAGCCGAAGCAAATAATGATAAGCAATGGATACAAATAGAGTTGAAAAATAAAGGGAATATACATGCTATTCAATTAAATTTTCATGATCATGAATCTGGTATTTATACTCGTGTAGAAGGTTTAAAACACCAGTTTTTAATAGAATCGTCCTTAGATGGTAAAGTTTGGGAAACTATTGTAGATAGAAGTAAAAGTAATATTGATGCACCAAACGCATATATAGTTTTAGACAAACCGGTTTCTGCAAACTATGTAAGGTATACCAACGTTTCTGTACCAGGTGCTAACTTTGCCATGTCGGAATTTAGAGTATTTGGTCTTGGGTTTGGTGAAAAACCAACTAAAGTTAGCAATTTTATTATTAAAAGAGCACAAGATAGAAGGGATGTTTCACTTTCTTGGAATGTAACCCCAAATGCACAAGGTTATAATATTAGATGGGGCATTTCACCAGACAAATTATATCATTCTTGGCTAATATACGATGTTAATTCTCATTTTATGCGCTCTTTAGATAGAGATACTTCTTATTACTTTACCATAGAATCATTTAACGAAAACGGTATTTCTGAAAAAAGTGAAGTGTTATATGTCGAGTAA
- a CDS encoding type I phosphomannose isomerase catalytic subunit, with protein MQLYPLKFTPLFKYRLWGGNKLKNLLNKEYSQDNIGESWEISTVKDDKTLVSNGVYKGENLTNLISEFKSAIVGKAVYKKFGNEFPLLIKFIDAKTPLSIQVHPNDEVAKQRHHSFGKNEMWYIMEADDNAELIVGFDKELQKEEYQSIIKNDDILDVLHHDKVSEGDTYFIPAGRVHAIGAGVLLAEIQQTSDVTYRIYDYNRIDAKTGKLRDLHNDLATDVIDFKTQSSYKTSYNKFENISNKLVHSPYFKTNFIKLHNSVQKDYSSLDSFVIYICVSGEVVLNHNNNNFDVKRGETILLPAAINSVKLTSKTPQSKIIEVYL; from the coding sequence ATGCAATTGTATCCTTTAAAATTTACACCACTTTTTAAATATAGGCTTTGGGGTGGAAACAAATTAAAAAATCTCTTAAACAAAGAATATTCACAAGATAACATTGGAGAATCTTGGGAAATTTCTACTGTTAAAGATGATAAAACTTTGGTGTCTAACGGTGTTTATAAAGGAGAAAATCTAACAAATTTAATATCAGAATTTAAGTCGGCAATTGTAGGAAAAGCAGTGTATAAAAAATTTGGTAATGAGTTTCCGTTGCTTATTAAATTTATAGATGCAAAAACACCTCTTTCTATTCAGGTTCATCCGAATGATGAGGTAGCTAAGCAAAGGCATCACTCATTTGGTAAAAATGAGATGTGGTATATTATGGAAGCTGATGACAATGCCGAATTAATAGTTGGTTTCGATAAAGAACTACAAAAAGAAGAATATCAATCTATTATAAAAAATGACGATATTTTAGATGTTTTACACCATGATAAAGTTTCTGAGGGAGATACTTATTTTATACCTGCAGGTAGGGTTCATGCCATAGGAGCAGGTGTTTTATTAGCTGAAATACAGCAAACATCTGATGTAACTTATCGCATATACGATTATAACAGGATAGATGCTAAAACTGGTAAGTTAAGAGATCTGCATAACGATTTAGCAACAGATGTAATAGATTTTAAAACACAATCAAGCTATAAGACAAGCTATAATAAATTTGAAAATATATCTAATAAATTAGTGCATTCGCCTTATTTTAAGACCAACTTTATAAAGCTACATAATTCAGTTCAAAAGGATTATTCAAGTTTAGATTCATTTGTAATCTACATATGTGTTTCTGGAGAAGTGGTTTTGAATCACAATAACAATAATTTTGATGTAAAAAGAGGTGAAACAATATTGTTACCTGCAGCAATTAACAGTGTTAAATTAACATCTAAAACTCCGCAAAGTAAAATTATAGAAGTTTATTTATAA
- a CDS encoding acyl-CoA thioesterase, whose amino-acid sequence MSFAVTFTTKWSDFDPNRHMRHTAYNDYAAEVRVRYFAEYNFSIEEFTKHNIGPILFKEETTYKKEIHMGENISVNLKLEGLSKNNERWKIIHEVFNEKGQLSAIIKVYGAWIDLTKRKLTTPPEKTNELFKFAEKTRSYSEIIL is encoded by the coding sequence ATGAGCTTTGCTGTAACTTTTACTACCAAATGGTCGGATTTTGACCCTAACAGACATATGAGACATACCGCTTATAATGATTATGCGGCAGAAGTTAGAGTTCGATATTTTGCTGAATATAATTTTTCTATTGAAGAGTTTACCAAACATAACATAGGCCCAATTCTTTTTAAGGAAGAAACCACCTATAAGAAAGAAATTCATATGGGAGAAAATATTTCGGTAAACTTAAAATTAGAAGGACTTTCAAAAAACAACGAACGTTGGAAAATTATTCATGAAGTTTTTAATGAAAAAGGGCAATTATCTGCAATTATAAAAGTGTATGGAGCTTGGATAGACCTAACTAAAAGAAAACTAACAACGCCACCAGAAAAAACTAATGAACTTTTTAAATTTGCAGAAAAAACAAGAAGTTATTCAGAAATTATTTTATAA